The Chryseobacterium oranimense genome contains the following window.
TAGAAGAACTGAAATATAGAACTAACCAGGAAGTAAAATTAATTGCATTGGGAGGAATCAACGAAAATAATATCTGTAAAGTATTCGAAAACGGAGCAGACGGAGCAGCACTATTAGGTGCGGTATGGAGCAGCGATCAGCCACTAAATATATTTAAAAAATGCAGACACAACGTCCTTTCGTGATGAGTATTGCTGGGTTTGATCCCTCAGGTGGCGCAGGTGTTTTGGCTGATATAAAAACATTTGAGCAGCTTGGTGTAATAGGACTGAGCGTTTGCACAGCAATGACCGTTCAGACGGAATCCCGGTGTTTAAGTTTGGAATGGCAGCCTTTAGACGAGATCATAACAACTATAAGTATCTTAATGAAAGATTACCCTGTTGAAGCCGTAAAAATCGGAATAGTAAAAGATGCCACGTTTCTGAAAAAGATTGTAGAAACGGTACGATTGTATCATGCAGGAGTAAAGATCATTTGGGATCCGGTATTGAAAAGTACCTCAGAGTTTTCTTTTTTTGATCTGGAAAGTTTACCCCTTCTAACGAACATATTAAAGAAGATTGACCTTATTACACCCAATTATAACGAGTATAATGTTTTACAGAAATATGACCTTTTCAATACATCCGGGAATTCCTGTGCGGTCTTGGTTAAAGGAGGTCATAGAAATGATAAGATAGGGACAGATATTCTGATTTGTCAGGGAAAAGAAACTTCATTGGAGCCAGATTCACACAATTCTTCTGGCTTTTATCCCAAGCACGGTTCAGGATGTGTGCTATCTTCGGCCATTGCTGCTCATCTTGCTAAAGGAGAAACCCTTGAAGCAGCCTGCAGGAAAGGAAAATTATACATAGAAAAATTTTTAAAAAGTAACCCTTCCTTACTGGGGTTTCATTCAACTTAATCATGGAAAAATTACAATACATATCTCAGGGACAGACAAAAGCAGAACAGGAAAATAACGTCCGTAAAGCTTTGGACCATGGTATACAGTGGGTGCAGGTCCGTTGGAAAAATGCCGACGAAGGCGAATTTTTTCGCCTCTGTGAAATTTCAAAGCAGCTTTGCTCAGAATATCAGGCCGTTTGTATCATTAATGATCATGTACAGATGGCAAAAGATATTGATGCAGACGGGGTCCATTTAGGATTAAAAGATATGTCTGTTGACATGGCAAGGGATATTCTGGGGAACCATAAAATCATCGGAGGAACGGCTAATACTATTTCAGATGTCCTGCAAAGAATAAATGAACCGTGTGATTATATCGGTTTGGGACCGTTGAGATTCACTTCCACAAAGGAACAGCTGAGCCCGATCCTTGGTTTTGAAGGCTACCAGGATATTATTGAAGGTTTAAAGGCACAGTCAATAGACATTCCAAAAATCTATGCTATCGGAGGTGTTGTTCTTCAAGATATGGAACTTCTTCAGCAAATAGGAATATATGGAGCTGCGGTTTCAGGAGAAATCACCAGCCGCCCTGCCGTCATCAGTGAATTTAAAAAAGCAATGATATGAACAATCAGAAATTAATAATAGCAGACCGGATTTTTGAATCCAGATTATTTTTAGGAACGGGAAAATTCGGAAGTCTCTCAGAAATGACCGAATCTATTATCGCTTCAGGAAGTGAAATGGTGACCATGGCCTTAAAAAGAATAGATTCGGGATCTTCAGAAGATGGTTTGCTGGAAGCCATAAAACCTGCAAAAGTTCATCTTTTGCCCAATACTTCAGGAGCAAGAACAGCCAAGGAAGCGGTATTGGCGGCACAACTTGCAAGAGAAGCCCTGGAAACAAACTGGGTGAAGCTGGAAATTCATCCCGATCCGAAATATCTTCTTCCTGATCCTATTGAAACCCTTTATGCCACAGAAGAATTAGCCAAACTCGGATTTATCGTGATGCCGTACATTCACGCAGATCCTGTTTTGTGTAAACGTTTGGAAGATGCGGGAACCGCAGTGGTAATGCCTTTGGGAGCACCGATCGGGACCAATAAAGGATTAAAAACATTGGATTTTCTGGAAATTATTATCAGTCAAAGTAATGTTCCCGTAGTGGTAGATGCCGGAATAGGAGCTCCTTCAGATGCTGCGAAAGCAATGGAAATGGGAGCAGATGCAGTACTCGTGAATACAGCAATTGCTGTCGCGCAAAATCCTGTAAATATGGCCCTGGCATTTAAAGAAGGAGTTGCAGCAGGAAGAAGAGCCTATGAATCAGGCTTGGGAGCTATAGCAGATCATGCAGAAGCATCAAGTCCTTTGACCTCCTTTTTATTTGAATAATAAAGCAAGAAATAATGAACAGCTTTAAAGATGTTTTTGAACGCTATCATTGGGATGAGATAAAAGCTAAGCTAGGAAAAGTTACCCATTCCGATGTCCTGGCCAGCCTTCAGAAGAAACATAAAACCCTGGACGATTTTCTGAACCTGATTTCCCCTGTGGCTGCAACAGAACTCGAATTAATGGCGAAAATGACCCGCCAGCTTACCCAGAAACGTTTTGGGAAAACGATTCAGCTGTATGCGCCGATGTATCTCAGCAATGAATGCCAGAATATCTGTACCTACTGCGGGTTCAGCCTCGATAATAATGTAAGGCGGAAAACTCTTTCTGATACAGAGCTGATGATTGAAGCCTCGGTTTTAAAATCAATGGGAGTCAGTCACGTGCTTTTGGTAAGCGGGGAAGCCAATAAAACAGTAGGGATTTCTTACTTTTTGAATGCTGTTCGCCTGCTGAGGCCTCACTTTGCCAATATTTCAATCGAAGTACAGCCCTTATCCGAAGAAGAATATCTGCAGCTGCATCAGGAAGGCGTTTATTCGGTTTTGGTATATCAGGAAACCTACCATCAGGAAGTATACAAAGAGTATCATCCCAAAGGAAAAAAATCAAACTTTCATTTCAGGTTGGATACGCCGGACAGAATAGGGAGGGCCGGAATTCATAAGATTGGGCTGGGCGTTCTGCTTGGGCTTGAAGACTGGCGGATAGACAGTTTTTTCAATGCCCTTCACATCGATTATCTTCAAAAGCAATACTGGAAAAGTAAATTTTCAGTTTCTTTTCCACGGTTGAGGCCTGCAGAAGGGATCATTGAACCTAATTTCATTATGGAAGATAAAGATCTGCTGCAGCTGATCTGTGCCTACAGAATTTGGAATGAAGATCTCGAAATCTCAATATCCACAAGAGAAAATGAAAAATTCAGGGACCATATTATATCATTGGGTGCCACAACGATGAGTGCGGCTTCCAAAACCAATCCGGGAGGCTACGCTGTAGATGTTGAATCTCTGGAACAGTTTGAAACGAGTGACGAACGCAGCATGGAAGAAGTGAAAAACAGTATCAGAAAAGCCGGCTATGATCCGGTAATGAAAGACTGGGACTCTGCATACAGCGGGATTTAAAAAAAATAAACCATTAAGATTTTTAAGGTATTAAGGTTAGTTAAGAAAAATCAATAGGTTTTAGATCTTAAAGCAAAGCTCGCCTTAATCCTCTTAACATATTAAAAAACCTTAATGGTTCAAAATAATTAGAAATGAGCAAAGATATTTTTGCAAGGTACAGCCGGCAGGTTTTTATTGAAGAAATTGGTTTGGAAGGGCAGCGGAAGATCATCAATTCCAAAGTTCTTGTCATCGGTGCAGGAGGTTTGGGAAGTCCGGTTATCCAATATCTCGCAGCTGCAGGTGTTGGAAATTTGGGCGTTGCCGACTTTGATGAGGTTGAGCTTCACAATCTCAACCGCCAGATCATTCACACTGAAAATACCGTTGGAACCGCAAAGGTCAAAAGCGTGGAGCTTTTTGTAAAAAATCTTAATCATCAGGTGAGTTTTACCGGGATTGATCAAAAAATTAACCCTTCCAATGCAAAAGAAATCCTTTCGCAGTACGATATTATTGTGGACGGTTCTGATAATTTTAGCACAAGATATTTAATCAACGATACCTGCACGAGATTGGGAAAACCCCTGATCTACGGAAGTATACTTGGTTTTTCAGGACAGGTTGCTATTTTTAATTACAAAGGAAGCAAGAACCTCAGAGATCTTTTTCCCGAGCCGCCTTCTGATGAAGATGTTCCGGATTGTGACAGTCTCGGAGTTTTGGGGGCACTTCCGGGTATTGTAGGAAGTATGATGGCTATGAATACATTAAAAATGATTACTGAACTCCCCGTACAAACGGATCAGC
Protein-coding sequences here:
- a CDS encoding hydroxymethylpyrimidine/phosphomethylpyrimidine kinase, whose translation is MQTQRPFVMSIAGFDPSGGAGVLADIKTFEQLGVIGLSVCTAMTVQTESRCLSLEWQPLDEIITTISILMKDYPVEAVKIGIVKDATFLKKIVETVRLYHAGVKIIWDPVLKSTSEFSFFDLESLPLLTNILKKIDLITPNYNEYNVLQKYDLFNTSGNSCAVLVKGGHRNDKIGTDILICQGKETSLEPDSHNSSGFYPKHGSGCVLSSAIAAHLAKGETLEAACRKGKLYIEKFLKSNPSLLGFHST
- the thiE gene encoding thiamine phosphate synthase, with the protein product MEKLQYISQGQTKAEQENNVRKALDHGIQWVQVRWKNADEGEFFRLCEISKQLCSEYQAVCIINDHVQMAKDIDADGVHLGLKDMSVDMARDILGNHKIIGGTANTISDVLQRINEPCDYIGLGPLRFTSTKEQLSPILGFEGYQDIIEGLKAQSIDIPKIYAIGGVVLQDMELLQQIGIYGAAVSGEITSRPAVISEFKKAMI
- a CDS encoding thiazole synthase, coding for MNNQKLIIADRIFESRLFLGTGKFGSLSEMTESIIASGSEMVTMALKRIDSGSSEDGLLEAIKPAKVHLLPNTSGARTAKEAVLAAQLAREALETNWVKLEIHPDPKYLLPDPIETLYATEELAKLGFIVMPYIHADPVLCKRLEDAGTAVVMPLGAPIGTNKGLKTLDFLEIIISQSNVPVVVDAGIGAPSDAAKAMEMGADAVLVNTAIAVAQNPVNMALAFKEGVAAGRRAYESGLGAIADHAEASSPLTSFLFE
- the thiH gene encoding 2-iminoacetate synthase ThiH codes for the protein MNSFKDVFERYHWDEIKAKLGKVTHSDVLASLQKKHKTLDDFLNLISPVAATELELMAKMTRQLTQKRFGKTIQLYAPMYLSNECQNICTYCGFSLDNNVRRKTLSDTELMIEASVLKSMGVSHVLLVSGEANKTVGISYFLNAVRLLRPHFANISIEVQPLSEEEYLQLHQEGVYSVLVYQETYHQEVYKEYHPKGKKSNFHFRLDTPDRIGRAGIHKIGLGVLLGLEDWRIDSFFNALHIDYLQKQYWKSKFSVSFPRLRPAEGIIEPNFIMEDKDLLQLICAYRIWNEDLEISISTRENEKFRDHIISLGATTMSAASKTNPGGYAVDVESLEQFETSDERSMEEVKNSIRKAGYDPVMKDWDSAYSGI
- a CDS encoding HesA/MoeB/ThiF family protein; the protein is MSKDIFARYSRQVFIEEIGLEGQRKIINSKVLVIGAGGLGSPVIQYLAAAGVGNLGVADFDEVELHNLNRQIIHTENTVGTAKVKSVELFVKNLNHQVSFTGIDQKINPSNAKEILSQYDIIVDGSDNFSTRYLINDTCTRLGKPLIYGSILGFSGQVAIFNYKGSKNLRDLFPEPPSDEDVPDCDSLGVLGALPGIVGSMMAMNTLKMITELPVQTDQLTLIDTLSWRFQTIDF